The DNA window GCAAAGAAGGTTCCGCCTGGATAGCGGCAGGTAATGCCGAGACCAAGAATGCCGGAATAGAACTGTTCGGCGGGCGCGATGGCCCCGACCTGAAGATGAACGTGGCCGACTTTCGAAGCATTTGGAAAACCTTGCCAACGGCCGGAACCCGTATCAGCGAGCAGATCCTCGATGTCGAGCGCGTCGGAGGGCATCTCGATCATATTGCCTTGCCGCTTCCAAGCAGGAGCCGGTCGATCACTATAGATCTCGACGCCGTTGCCCTCCGGATCCGTGAGATAGATCGCCTCGCTGACCCCATGGTCGGATGCGCCGACGACCGGCGTATGGCTCTCAGCGGCGAACCGCGTCCAACGGGCCAGATCCTGCCGCGATGGCAGCAGGAAGGCAACGTGAAAGAGGCCGGCCTCGCGGGGAGACCGCCGCCGAGCCGCCTTGTCCTGGCGAAGCTCGAGCAGAACCGAGCCGCCGGCGCCATAGAGAGAGGCGGTTCCATCCGAACTCAGGCGATGGAGGCCCACCGCCCTCTCATAGAAGGCACCGATCTTGTCGATGTCGTTGACGGTCAGGGTCACCCGGCCCATGGCCAGCTTTTCGATGCGATCAGACATGGCAGCGTCTCCGAGATCCGCTCCGGCGCTCAGAAGAGCGCCGGGGTATGAACGAGGGCCAGGGCACCGTCACCGGTGAGGGCGAGCGTCAGAAGGCCAACGATCCAGAAGGCGGGAAATTCCCAACCACCATTGGCATTGGTGAAGAAGAAGCCAGCCTTGCCGTGAACGGTGACGATGGTGCCGAGCATCAGCGGGACCAGTGCGAGTGCAACAAGGCGTGGCCAGACGCCGAGAAACAGGGCCGCTGCGCCCAACACTTCGGCGGCGATCGTCACGTAGGCGAGCCAGCCCGGCAGGCCGAGCGACTTGAAATAACCGGCGGTGCCGGCCGGCGTGAACACGAACAGCTTCAGGCCGGCATGGGCGAAGAATAGGCCGGCGAGCGAAAGGCGAAGCAAAAGAGCGGCATAGGGGCCAGTGGCAAGGTCGATCATGATGTCCTCCAATGAGGTTGGTGTCGTTTCGCCTTCCTATATGTCAGCATTCCATTGGGGCGATTAGCTGGACAAAATCGCTTTCATTGATTCCAATATGGAATCAATGAAAGCAAACTCAACAGGCGCGCAAAAATGCGCCTGGGCTCCACGCTCCAAGGGCGCGGCCACGGCCGTCTTTTGTCATCGGCCTGTAACGATCGCCGTCTATCGGAAGAACCCAAGACAGCATCTGTTGCGGGGACGTTTGCACAGCTGTGCAACGCATCGATTTATGAGTGACGACGCCTATCTCAGCCTTCGGGACCTCGACGCCGGCTATGGCCAGACGCGGGTGCTCAAAGGCATTGATCTTCAGATCGGCAAAGGCGAATTCGTGGCTCTGCTTGGGGCTTCGGGCTGCGGCAAGACGACGCTGCTCCGGACCATCGCCGGCTTCGCTCTGCCCAGCGCCGGCAGAATCCGCGTCGATGGCCGAGATGTCACCCGCCTGCCGCCGGACAAGCGCGGCATGGCAATGGTTTTCCAGTCCTATGCCCTTTGGCCTCACATGACGGCGGCGCGCAATATCGGCTATGGCCTGCGTCTCAAAGGCTGGCAGCGCGAAGCGATCGCTGCGCGGGTCGCCGAGATGGAAGCACTGCTCGGCCTTGATGGCCTTGGTGGACGCAAACCGTCGGAACTGTCGGGCGGCCAGCGCCAGCGTGTCGCGCTCGGCCGGGCGCTGGCCGTCGATCCCGACATCCTGCTGCTCGATGAGCCACTGTCCAACCTCGATGCCCGCATTCGGCTCACCGTGCGCCACGAGATCCGCGCTCTGCAGCAACGGCTTGGGATCACCACCATTCATGTCACTCACGACCGCGAGGAGGCCATGGTAATGGCCGACCGCATCGTCATCCTCGACAAGGGCCGCATCGCCCAGCTCGGCACGCCCGAGGCGATCTATACCCGGCCGGCATCGGCCTTTGTCGCTGCCTTCATGGGTGCCGAAAATGTCGTTCCTCTCGATGCCACCTGCTCCGGCAACTGCATCGACATCGCTGCTGGGCCGCTGAACAGGGCAACCAGCCTCGTGCTCGACCAACCGGCGCCGCCAAGCGGCAGGCTCGAAGCGCGCTTTCGTTCCGAGCGGCTGCACCTCCAGCGGCTAGAGGCCCCTTCTTTCGGAGACACCACCGCCATCGAACTGCTCGGTCGCGTCGAAGCCGTCGTCTACCCAGGCGGCGAGTGGCGTCACACCGTCCGCATTGGCGATGGCTCGGTGCTCGTCGATGGCCCGGAGGCGCTGCCGCCGGGTACCGAAGTGCTCGTCCGGGTACCGGCGAGTGGTCTCTTCTTGTTTGCCGCACCGGCCGATGCGTCGGCGCGCGGCGCACCATCCGCAGCCGACGAGGTTTCGCCGGTTCGGGACAGACTGACCGCCTGAGAACCAAAATCTGATGATCGAGATCGGAGACGCGTCATGAAAAAGCTGTTGCTCAATTCCGCGATGGTGCTGGCCATCGTCGCCTCGCCGGCAAGCGCCGCCGAGCTGACCGTGATCACCGCGGGCGACCAGAACATGGTCGACTACATCAACAACTACCTCGGCCCGCTGTTCGAACAGCAGAACCCAGGCAATACCGTTCGCGCCGTCGGCACCGGTCCGGGCGACGCCGGCTCGCAGAAGATCCTCGAGCGCTTCGATGCTCAGGCCAAGGCGGGCACGGCCACCTGGGATACCGACGTTGCCGTCGTCCACGAGAAGTTCGCCGGCCCGATGGTGACCGCCGGCTACCTCGAGGCCTACCGCGACAAGATCGCCACCGGCAAGCTGGTGACGCGCACCAACGCCGACAATGCCTTGGGCACCGAGGTCAGGGGCTACGTCATGCCCATGTTCAACAGCCAGACGGCCATCGCCTACAATCCGGCGCTCGTCCCGAACCCGCCCAAGAGCTACGCCGAGATCGCCGAGTGGGCGAAGGCGCATCCCGGTCAGTTCGGCTACAATGGCATCAAGGGTGGCGCCTCGGGCGTCAGCTTCGTGATGGGCTGG is part of the Pleomorphomonas sp. PLEO genome and encodes:
- a CDS encoding extracellular solute-binding protein, coding for MKKLLLNSAMVLAIVASPASAAELTVITAGDQNMVDYINNYLGPLFEQQNPGNTVRAVGTGPGDAGSQKILERFDAQAKAGTATWDTDVAVVHEKFAGPMVTAGYLEAYRDKIATGKLVTRTNADNALGTEVRGYVMPMFNSQTAIAYNPALVPNPPKSYAEIAEWAKAHPGQFGYNGIKGGASGVSFVMGWVYAFSGSDAQKLMYGPFDKAETAKWDGALQSLKEFTKSATLTPGNAGTLDLLSRGEIALGPVWVDMFYSWQADGRLPPELKLLLPAPGMPGQPMHYVVPAKAPNKELAEKFVELATSPKVQAEGIVKKFNWYPGIDADKVKAELDDATWNKLFVDITPADLAAKGKPFPLAPYNTAILEAYEAKVAN
- a CDS encoding VOC family protein, encoding MSDRIEKLAMGRVTLTVNDIDKIGAFYERAVGLHRLSSDGTASLYGAGGSVLLELRQDKAARRRSPREAGLFHVAFLLPSRQDLARWTRFAAESHTPVVGASDHGVSEAIYLTDPEGNGVEIYSDRPAPAWKRQGNMIEMPSDALDIEDLLADTGSGRWQGFPNASKVGHVHLQVGAIAPAEQFYSGILGLGITCRYPGGTFFAADGYHHHIATNIWNSRGADVRDYPSTGLASLDIHVGQDRLKEIHTRAQMPLASADHLVLPDPWGTKIVLVA
- a CDS encoding ABC transporter ATP-binding protein, producing MSDDAYLSLRDLDAGYGQTRVLKGIDLQIGKGEFVALLGASGCGKTTLLRTIAGFALPSAGRIRVDGRDVTRLPPDKRGMAMVFQSYALWPHMTAARNIGYGLRLKGWQREAIAARVAEMEALLGLDGLGGRKPSELSGGQRQRVALGRALAVDPDILLLDEPLSNLDARIRLTVRHEIRALQQRLGITTIHVTHDREEAMVMADRIVILDKGRIAQLGTPEAIYTRPASAFVAAFMGAENVVPLDATCSGNCIDIAAGPLNRATSLVLDQPAPPSGRLEARFRSERLHLQRLEAPSFGDTTAIELLGRVEAVVYPGGEWRHTVRIGDGSVLVDGPEALPPGTEVLVRVPASGLFLFAAPADASARGAPSAADEVSPVRDRLTA
- a CDS encoding DoxX family protein; translation: MIDLATGPYAALLLRLSLAGLFFAHAGLKLFVFTPAGTAGYFKSLGLPGWLAYVTIAAEVLGAAALFLGVWPRLVALALVPLMLGTIVTVHGKAGFFFTNANGGWEFPAFWIVGLLTLALTGDGALALVHTPALF